A genomic region of Micromonospora sp. NBC_01796 contains the following coding sequences:
- a CDS encoding LuxR C-terminal-related transcriptional regulator, translating into MPEDRIGAGAAAPRGRTGVLGEDRVAVAPLLASKLAVASLPGAVVARPRLFALLEAGAAGPVTLVSAPAGWGKTTLLGSWYRAPDNNGHRAWLSLEPGDGGSRLWSYLRAAVRATDDPQGGSPAPAVEGADEPVDRDFLDHLAAELSRRPEPVTLVLDDFHRIDDPDVADGLEFLLRHTGDRLRLVIGGRTDPALALHRWRLSGELTEIRAADLAFTAAEAAELLTAHGISVPADQTEELRVRTEGWPAGLRFAALALPGHPDPARFVDAFGGDDSAVADYLSVEVLAGLTDEARDVLRRGAVADRVTGDLVNALTGRTDGERVLAELERDTGFVVGLGTRPPAYRYHRMLAELLRAQQRLRPADELLDLHRRAAGWAVSRELPAEALRHALAAGEWTRATGVLAEHWPELVPYAPARPGPPAPNPPAPEAVRAEPELALAYAVDALDRGNRAAASGYLRLAERQGSQLDGGRRDRFTLIAAALRLAGAQLGGEVPEVLAAAARLRALASPPGAGAGRPPVDLRARAIARTAAGAVQLATGDLVAAETELSGALADAHRAGLARTELACTSRLALVRAVRGRLAAAERDARLVVGGAFDGDVPTDHGHAYLALALIALHRDHAGDAEANLTLAGNRIEQGREPAVAAVAAWIRAQLGRDRGDLTGAYQLLLAGRARLGEQHRAERLSDWLLAGEADLCTAHGDLGRSRELLLAPLDEATGPAEALAVALSRAYLHAGDLGAVARTLPDWAGPDADAWLLPVRLEAGLLDALTARAAGDHRRAARTLEEVLVLAAPDGFRRVFTRSEPPARDLLAAHLDSGTAYWPMVRELIATGAEQSGRDAITPTGTDRRDRGGRLAAAVPGLGEPLTDRELTVLRYLQSILSNVEIAGELSVSVNTVKTHVRNIYRKLDATRRREAVRRARELRLI; encoded by the coding sequence ATGCCCGAGGACCGGATCGGAGCCGGCGCCGCCGCGCCGCGCGGTCGTACCGGTGTGCTGGGGGAGGACAGGGTGGCCGTGGCGCCGCTGCTCGCCTCCAAGCTGGCGGTCGCGTCGCTGCCCGGCGCGGTGGTCGCCCGCCCCCGGCTGTTCGCGCTGCTGGAGGCCGGTGCCGCCGGCCCGGTCACGCTGGTGTCGGCCCCGGCCGGCTGGGGCAAGACCACCCTGCTCGGCTCCTGGTACCGGGCCCCGGACAACAACGGACACCGGGCCTGGCTCTCCCTCGAACCGGGCGACGGGGGAAGCCGGCTCTGGTCGTACCTGCGGGCCGCCGTCCGTGCCACCGACGACCCGCAGGGCGGTTCGCCGGCACCGGCCGTCGAGGGGGCGGACGAGCCGGTGGACCGGGACTTCCTCGACCACCTCGCCGCCGAGCTGAGCCGCCGGCCGGAGCCGGTCACGCTGGTCCTCGACGACTTCCACCGGATCGACGACCCGGACGTGGCCGACGGGCTCGAATTCCTGCTCCGGCACACCGGGGACCGGCTCCGGCTGGTCATCGGTGGGCGTACCGACCCGGCACTGGCGCTGCACCGGTGGCGGCTCAGCGGTGAGCTGACCGAGATCCGCGCGGCCGACCTGGCGTTCACCGCCGCGGAGGCCGCCGAACTGCTGACCGCGCACGGCATCAGCGTCCCCGCCGACCAGACCGAGGAGCTACGCGTACGGACGGAAGGCTGGCCGGCCGGTCTCCGGTTCGCCGCACTCGCCCTGCCAGGCCACCCCGACCCGGCCCGGTTCGTCGACGCCTTCGGGGGCGACGACTCCGCCGTGGCCGACTACCTGTCGGTGGAGGTGCTGGCCGGGCTGACCGACGAGGCGCGGGACGTGCTGCGCCGCGGGGCGGTCGCCGACCGGGTCACCGGTGACCTGGTCAACGCCCTGACCGGGCGGACCGACGGGGAACGGGTCCTGGCCGAGCTGGAACGGGACACCGGATTCGTGGTCGGCCTGGGCACCCGCCCGCCCGCCTACCGCTACCACCGGATGCTCGCCGAACTACTCCGGGCGCAGCAGCGGCTGCGTCCCGCCGACGAACTGCTCGACCTGCACCGACGGGCGGCCGGCTGGGCTGTGTCCCGGGAGTTGCCGGCCGAGGCACTCCGGCACGCCCTCGCCGCAGGGGAGTGGACCCGGGCCACCGGCGTACTCGCCGAGCACTGGCCCGAGCTGGTTCCGTACGCCCCGGCGCGGCCGGGCCCGCCGGCACCGAACCCACCGGCGCCCGAGGCGGTACGCGCCGAACCGGAACTCGCCCTGGCGTACGCCGTCGACGCGTTGGACCGGGGCAACCGGGCGGCGGCGAGCGGGTACCTGCGGCTGGCCGAGCGGCAGGGGTCCCAGCTCGACGGGGGTCGCCGGGACCGGTTCACGCTGATCGCCGCCGCGCTGCGGCTGGCCGGGGCGCAACTCGGCGGGGAGGTTCCGGAGGTGCTCGCCGCCGCCGCCCGGTTACGCGCACTGGCGTCCCCGCCCGGTGCGGGTGCCGGTCGCCCGCCGGTGGACCTGCGGGCGCGGGCGATCGCCCGTACCGCCGCCGGTGCGGTCCAACTCGCCACCGGGGACCTGGTCGCCGCCGAGACCGAGCTGAGCGGGGCACTGGCCGACGCGCACCGGGCCGGACTCGCCCGTACCGAACTCGCCTGCACCAGCCGGCTGGCCCTGGTCCGGGCGGTACGCGGACGGCTCGCCGCCGCCGAACGGGACGCCCGCCTGGTGGTCGGCGGCGCATTCGACGGTGACGTGCCGACCGACCACGGGCACGCCTACCTCGCCCTCGCCCTGATCGCCCTGCACCGGGACCACGCGGGCGACGCCGAGGCGAACCTGACCCTCGCCGGTAACCGGATCGAGCAGGGTCGTGAACCCGCCGTCGCCGCCGTCGCCGCCTGGATCCGGGCCCAACTCGGCCGGGACCGGGGCGACCTGACCGGCGCGTACCAGCTCCTGCTCGCCGGCCGGGCCCGGCTCGGTGAGCAGCACCGGGCCGAGCGGTTGTCGGACTGGCTGCTCGCGGGCGAGGCCGACCTGTGCACCGCGCACGGCGACCTGGGCCGCAGCCGGGAACTCCTGCTCGCCCCGCTGGACGAGGCCACCGGGCCGGCGGAGGCGCTCGCCGTCGCGCTGTCCCGGGCGTACCTGCACGCGGGGGACCTGGGTGCGGTGGCCCGTACGCTGCCGGACTGGGCCGGGCCGGACGCCGACGCCTGGCTGCTGCCGGTACGCCTGGAGGCGGGGCTGCTCGACGCGCTGACCGCCCGTGCGGCCGGCGACCACCGTCGGGCCGCCCGTACGTTGGAGGAGGTCCTGGTCCTGGCCGCGCCGGACGGGTTCCGCCGGGTGTTCACCCGGTCCGAGCCACCGGCCCGCGACCTGCTCGCCGCGCACCTCGACTCTGGTACGGCGTACTGGCCGATGGTCCGGGAACTGATCGCCACCGGTGCGGAGCAGAGCGGGCGCGACGCGATCACACCCACCGGCACCGACCGGCGGGACCGGGGCGGGCGGTTGGCCGCCGCGGTGCCGGGTCTGGGGGAGCCGCTGACCGACCGGGAACTCACCGTCCTGCGTTACCTGCAGAGCATCCTGTCCAACGTGGAGATCGCCGGTGAGCTGTCGGTCTCGGTCAACACGGTGAAGACGCACGTGCGCAACATCTACCGGAAGCTGGACGCGACCCGGCGGCGGGAAGCCGTCCGCCGGGCCCGTGAGCTGCGCCTGATCTGA
- a CDS encoding DsbA family protein, producing the protein MTTPMQVTSSKLRVPITDDDHVRGPAEAPVTLVEYADLQCPYCGQAYHRLHELLRQRPETVRLVFRHFPLSNVHPYAELAAETVEAAGVRDQFWAMHDWIFEHQDQLDPVHLSMGCQQLGLPEDEVADEVARHVHLDRVRRDFVGGIRSGVNGTPTFFVNGVRYDGSYELPELLAAVDQAAST; encoded by the coding sequence ATGACAACACCGATGCAGGTCACGTCGAGCAAACTGCGGGTGCCGATCACCGACGACGATCACGTACGCGGGCCGGCGGAGGCACCGGTGACCCTGGTCGAGTACGCCGACCTGCAGTGCCCGTACTGCGGGCAGGCGTACCACCGGCTGCACGAACTCCTCCGCCAGCGACCCGAGACGGTACGGCTGGTCTTCCGGCACTTCCCGCTCAGCAACGTGCACCCGTACGCGGAACTGGCGGCGGAGACGGTCGAGGCGGCGGGCGTACGGGACCAGTTCTGGGCCATGCACGACTGGATATTCGAGCACCAGGACCAGCTCGACCCGGTGCACCTGTCGATGGGGTGCCAGCAGCTCGGGCTGCCGGAGGACGAGGTGGCCGACGAGGTCGCCCGGCACGTCCACCTCGACCGGGTCCGGCGCGACTTCGTCGGCGGGATCCGCAGCGGGGTCAACGGCACCCCGACGTTCTTCGTCAACGGGGTCCGCTACGACGGCTCGTACGAGCTGCCGGAGCTGCTCGCGGCGGTCGACCAGGCGGCGTCGACCTGA
- a CDS encoding redoxin domain-containing protein: MTDPSGALQPGQPAPEFTLPAGLDRRVSLADSRGRPTVLAFYPADWSPVCGDQMALYQAARPAFDQYDATLLGISVDSVWCHKAFAASAGIEFPLLSDFEPKGAVARRYGVYGPDGYAERALFVLDTRAQVSWSYVSPTDVNPGADGILDALDALTSRQQARA; the protein is encoded by the coding sequence ATGACTGATCCCAGCGGCGCACTCCAACCGGGACAACCGGCTCCGGAGTTCACCCTGCCGGCCGGGCTCGATCGGCGGGTGAGCCTGGCGGATTCCCGGGGGCGGCCGACGGTGCTCGCCTTCTACCCGGCGGACTGGAGCCCGGTCTGCGGTGACCAGATGGCGCTCTACCAGGCCGCCCGGCCCGCGTTCGACCAGTACGACGCGACCCTGCTGGGCATCTCGGTCGACAGCGTCTGGTGCCACAAAGCCTTCGCGGCGAGTGCCGGGATCGAATTCCCCCTGCTGTCCGACTTCGAACCGAAGGGCGCGGTCGCCCGCCGGTACGGCGTCTACGGCCCGGACGGCTACGCCGAGCGGGCGCTGTTCGTGCTCGACACCCGGGCGCAGGTGAGCTGGAGTTACGTCTCGCCGACGGACGTGAACCCGGGCGCCGACGGGATCCTCGACGCGCTCGACGCCCTCACCAGCCGGCAGCAGGCGCGGGCCTGA
- a CDS encoding BON domain-containing protein, translating to MTSARTITRSDEEIQRDVLDELEWEPRVQPNEIGVTVQEGVVTLTGWVDNYAKKWAAERSAHRINRVRAVANDIEVRLPSSAERSDGDIALAATRALEWDAFVPVGNLDVTVSNGWVVLRGDVGWEYQKRAAERTVRRLASVRGVTNGINVRPIGLPSPDKLEQLVVNALIRSAETDVDRIDIEVQGDLIVLTGAVDSWLERQEAERVAWSAPGVAAVDNHITVRV from the coding sequence ATGACCTCGGCGAGGACGATCACCCGCAGCGACGAGGAAATCCAGCGCGACGTCCTCGACGAACTGGAGTGGGAGCCCCGGGTCCAGCCCAACGAGATCGGCGTGACGGTGCAGGAAGGGGTGGTGACCCTCACCGGGTGGGTGGACAACTACGCCAAGAAGTGGGCGGCGGAACGGTCCGCGCACCGGATCAACCGGGTCCGGGCGGTGGCCAACGACATCGAGGTCCGGCTCCCGTCCTCGGCCGAGCGGAGCGACGGTGACATCGCCCTGGCTGCCACCCGTGCCCTGGAGTGGGACGCCTTCGTGCCGGTCGGGAACCTGGACGTGACCGTCTCCAACGGCTGGGTGGTGCTGCGCGGCGACGTCGGGTGGGAGTACCAGAAGCGGGCCGCGGAACGAACGGTCCGCCGGTTGGCCAGCGTCCGTGGCGTGACCAACGGGATCAACGTACGTCCGATCGGTCTGCCGTCGCCCGACAAGTTGGAACAGCTCGTGGTCAACGCGCTGATCCGCAGCGCCGAAACCGACGTCGACCGGATCGACATCGAGGTGCAGGGCGACCTGATCGTGCTCACCGGTGCCGTCGACTCGTGGCTGGAACGCCAGGAGGCCGAGCGGGTGGCCTGGTCCGCGCCGGGCGTCGCGGCCGTCGACAACCACATCACCGTACGGGTGTGA
- a CDS encoding cellulose-binding domain-containing protein has protein sequence MRRSLASALAAVVVAGAVAVVAQVAVSPSASPAAAAASEPYSWKNVRIDGGGFVPGIVFNPTERNLIYARTDIGGAYRWEQGSQSWTPLLDWVGYDRWGWNGVLSMATDPVQTNRVYAAVGMYTNDWDPNPGAILRSTDKGATWQATVLPFKVGGNMPGRGQGERLAVDPNRNSTVYYGAEGGNGLWRSTDYGVTWAKVTNFPNVGNYAQDPNDPNGYLNGNQGVTWVNFDRSTGTAGNATQTIYVGVADKQNPVYRSTNGGTSWERIAGQPTGYLAHKGVVDHVGGFLYIATSDTGGPYDGNKGDVWKFNRATGAWTQISPIPSSSADAYFGYSGLTIDRQNPNILMVATQISWWPDAIFWRSTDAGATWTRIWDFGSYPNRTKRYTMDITSAPWLSFGANPAPPEESPKLGWMNESLEIDPFDGNRMMYGTGATIYGTTNLGNWDTGGTLTIRPMVRGLEETAVLDLVSPPTGAPLVSALGDIGGFRHANLDAVPAMMFTQPNMTSTTSLDFAESNPSIMVRAGNFTDSERPNDSHVAFSTDGGANWFQAQEPGGINSGGTVAAAANGSRFVWAPGDSGQQVVYSVGYGNSWTASTGVPANAKIESDRVNPNKFYAFGGGRFYVSTNGGASFTASAATGLPSSGNVHFKALPGVEGDIWLAGGDSTGGTGIWHSTNSGASFTRLGNVTGAVNIGFGRAAPGQTYPALFAYATIDGKAGVYRSDNAGGVWVRINDDQHQYGNAAEAITGDPRIYGRVYLGTNGRGILYADRLGGPTNPPTTPPTSTPTTRPPTTPPTTPPTTRPPTTPPTTRPPTTPPTTAPAGGCSATYRVTGSWQGGFQAEVTVRNTGTTPTTGWAVNWTFPNAQTISQIWGGTHTQSGSGVVVRNVGYNGALAPDATTTFGFLGSYTGTNGVPSPVGCTRS, from the coding sequence ATGCGTAGAAGTCTCGCCAGCGCGCTCGCGGCCGTGGTTGTCGCCGGCGCGGTGGCCGTGGTGGCCCAGGTCGCCGTCAGCCCGTCCGCGTCACCGGCCGCGGCGGCCGCGTCCGAGCCGTACTCCTGGAAGAACGTCCGGATCGACGGCGGCGGCTTCGTGCCGGGCATCGTCTTCAATCCCACCGAACGCAACCTGATCTATGCCCGTACGGACATCGGCGGCGCCTACCGCTGGGAGCAGGGCAGCCAGTCCTGGACCCCGCTGCTCGACTGGGTCGGCTACGACAGGTGGGGCTGGAACGGGGTGCTCAGCATGGCCACCGACCCGGTCCAGACCAACCGGGTGTACGCCGCCGTCGGCATGTACACCAACGACTGGGACCCGAACCCGGGCGCCATCCTGCGTTCCACCGACAAGGGCGCGACCTGGCAGGCGACCGTCCTGCCGTTCAAGGTCGGCGGCAACATGCCCGGCCGGGGGCAGGGGGAGCGGCTGGCCGTCGACCCCAACCGGAACAGCACCGTCTACTACGGCGCCGAGGGCGGCAACGGCCTGTGGCGCAGCACCGACTACGGGGTCACCTGGGCCAAGGTGACCAACTTCCCCAACGTCGGCAACTACGCCCAGGACCCCAACGACCCGAACGGTTACCTGAACGGCAACCAGGGCGTCACCTGGGTCAACTTCGACCGCAGCACCGGTACGGCCGGCAACGCCACCCAGACCATCTACGTCGGGGTGGCCGACAAGCAGAACCCGGTCTACCGCAGCACCAACGGGGGCACCTCCTGGGAGCGGATCGCCGGCCAGCCCACCGGGTACCTGGCCCACAAGGGCGTGGTGGACCACGTCGGCGGCTTCCTCTACATCGCCACCAGCGACACCGGCGGCCCGTACGACGGGAACAAGGGTGACGTGTGGAAGTTCAACCGGGCGACCGGCGCGTGGACCCAGATCAGCCCGATCCCGTCGAGCAGCGCGGACGCGTACTTCGGGTACAGCGGGCTGACCATCGACCGGCAGAACCCGAACATCCTCATGGTCGCCACCCAGATCTCCTGGTGGCCGGACGCCATCTTCTGGCGCAGCACCGACGCCGGTGCGACCTGGACCCGGATCTGGGACTTCGGCAGCTATCCCAACCGGACCAAGCGCTACACGATGGACATCACCTCGGCGCCCTGGCTGAGCTTCGGCGCCAACCCGGCACCCCCGGAGGAGTCACCGAAGCTGGGCTGGATGAACGAGTCGCTGGAGATCGACCCGTTCGACGGCAACCGGATGATGTACGGCACCGGCGCCACCATCTACGGCACCACCAACCTCGGGAACTGGGACACCGGCGGCACCCTCACCATCCGGCCGATGGTCCGGGGGCTGGAGGAGACGGCGGTGCTCGACCTGGTCAGCCCGCCGACCGGCGCCCCGCTGGTCAGCGCGCTCGGTGACATCGGCGGCTTCCGGCACGCCAACCTGGACGCCGTACCGGCGATGATGTTCACCCAGCCGAACATGACCAGCACCACCAGCCTCGACTTCGCCGAGTCGAATCCGTCGATCATGGTCCGGGCCGGCAACTTCACCGACTCGGAACGGCCGAACGACAGCCACGTCGCCTTCTCCACCGACGGCGGGGCGAACTGGTTCCAGGCCCAGGAACCCGGCGGGATCAACAGCGGCGGTACGGTCGCCGCGGCGGCCAACGGGAGCCGGTTCGTCTGGGCGCCCGGTGACTCGGGCCAGCAGGTCGTCTACTCGGTCGGCTACGGCAACTCGTGGACCGCGTCGACCGGCGTACCGGCGAACGCGAAGATCGAGTCCGACCGGGTCAACCCGAACAAGTTCTACGCCTTCGGCGGCGGCCGGTTCTACGTCAGCACCAACGGGGGCGCGAGCTTCACCGCCAGCGCCGCCACCGGGCTCCCGAGCAGCGGGAACGTGCACTTCAAGGCGCTGCCCGGTGTCGAGGGGGACATCTGGCTGGCCGGCGGGGACAGCACCGGCGGCACCGGGATCTGGCACTCGACCAACTCCGGCGCGAGCTTCACCAGGCTGGGCAACGTGACCGGTGCGGTGAACATCGGGTTCGGCCGGGCGGCGCCGGGGCAGACGTACCCGGCGCTGTTCGCGTACGCGACGATCGACGGCAAGGCAGGGGTGTACCGCTCGGACAACGCCGGCGGGGTCTGGGTACGGATCAACGACGACCAGCACCAGTACGGCAACGCGGCCGAGGCGATCACCGGTGACCCCCGGATCTACGGCCGGGTGTACCTCGGCACCAACGGTCGGGGCATCCTCTACGCCGACCGGCTCGGTGGCCCGACCAACCCGCCGACGACTCCACCGACCAGCACACCGACGACGCGGCCACCGACGACTCCGCCGACCACCCCGCCCACCACTCGACCGCCGACGACTCCACCGACCACTCGACCGCCGACGACTCCGCCGACCACGGCACCGGCCGGGGGTTGCTCGGCGACGTACCGGGTGACCGGTTCCTGGCAGGGCGGGTTTCAGGCGGAGGTGACCGTACGCAACACCGGAACCACCCCGACCACCGGCTGGGCGGTGAACTGGACCTTCCCCAACGCCCAGACCATCAGCCAGATCTGGGGCGGTACGCACACCCAGAGCGGGTCGGGGGTGGTGGTCCGCAACGTCGGTTACAACGGCGCCCTGGCCCCCGACGCGACCACGACCTTCGGGTTCCTGGGCAGTTACACCGGCACCAACGGGGTGCCGAGTCCGGTTGGCTGCACCCGTAGCTGA
- a CDS encoding STAS domain-containing protein, translating into MSLSIAKSILPGGVVEIAPRGEIDVDTAYEVREAVVGLLAKGRPPRIELNMRLVSFIDSVGISAMVAGFQTAEVSGVKLVVTEPSRFVHRQLWVTGLLGLFGAPEPYFSGAAPTPEPQLPGA; encoded by the coding sequence GTGAGCCTGTCGATCGCCAAGTCGATCCTGCCTGGTGGAGTCGTGGAGATCGCCCCGCGTGGCGAGATCGACGTCGACACCGCGTACGAGGTGCGCGAAGCTGTTGTCGGCCTGCTCGCGAAGGGGCGTCCGCCCCGGATCGAGCTCAACATGCGACTGGTCAGTTTCATCGACTCGGTCGGGATCAGCGCCATGGTCGCCGGTTTCCAGACCGCCGAGGTCAGCGGTGTGAAACTGGTCGTCACCGAGCCGAGCCGGTTCGTTCACCGGCAGCTCTGGGTCACCGGACTGCTCGGCCTCTTCGGCGCCCCCGAACCGTACTTCTCCGGGGCGGCTCCGACACCGGAACCGCAGCTTCCCGGCGCCTGA